The DNA region GGCTTGTGAAACCGCCTGCATCCCCGACCAGAACCGTAGCCTCATGGGCCGGGGATGGGGTGTAGTTTCCAAACGGCAGAAGGCATCCGGCTGGCTTTCGGTCTGCAAACGCCGCAAACCCGATACTCTCCAGGAACTCCCTGAACCGGCCGGGGAGCCCCCTCCGATTTGCCTCAAACAAACCACCGATACCCACGATGACCGCATCAGTGTTGGGGAAGACCCAGCCGTAACCCATGGGGCAGGCGCCGAGGAAAACGTGAGGTATCCCTATGTCAGCGTCCAGAGGGATCGCCGCTTCCCTGTTCTGGTGCATCTCCACCTCCCCGCGGTTGATTTTTATCTCCAGCGCCAGGCCAAGGTTCCTGCGCCACCGTTGCCGATCAACAACACCCTCCGGGAGAGAGCGGCGGACGCTGCTGTGGATCCCGTCAGCCCCAACGATGACCCTGGCGGAGCAACGCTCCCCCTCCGCGGTGGTTACTGTCCGCTGAACGTGGTCGACCGCGGTCACCTCAGTCCCCTCCCGGACCTCCGCCCCGGCCTCCCGCGCCATCAGGGCAAGGCAGGCATCGTATCGGTCCCGCCGGGTGAAGTAGAACGGTTCCGCCAGGCCTTCGGCGAGGACGCGGCGATTACCGATGTAGAGGGCACACCCCTTCCCGGTGAAGTCGAGCAGCCCCTCCCGCCGGAGGGCATCCAGCGGGAGGGAAAATACCCTGTCCAGGAACCGGACAGACTTCTGTGTCAGGCAACCGCCGCAGACCTTCTCACGTGGGTATACCGCCCGCTCAAAGAGCCCCACGCGGTGCCCCGCCTTTGCAAGCAGGAAGGCGGCGGTGCTCCCGGCGGGTCCTCCTCCAGCAACTATAACATCGTAATCCGGCTGGTCCCGCATTCGACTTTCACTCTTGTGAAGGGTTCGCCTGTGAACCGGATATTGTTTTCCCGCCGGACCGTCTGCCTGGATCGGTCCGAAACGCCTATCGACTTCCACCAGACGTTCATATCCTCAACCGACCCGCAGATGTTGACACTCTCAGAGAGCGC from Methanoculleus receptaculi includes:
- a CDS encoding geranylgeranyl reductase family protein produces the protein MRDQPDYDVIVAGGGPAGSTAAFLLAKAGHRVGLFERAVYPREKVCGGCLTQKSVRFLDRVFSLPLDALRREGLLDFTGKGCALYIGNRRVLAEGLAEPFYFTRRDRYDACLALMAREAGAEVREGTEVTAVDHVQRTVTTAEGERCSARVIVGADGIHSSVRRSLPEGVVDRQRWRRNLGLALEIKINRGEVEMHQNREAAIPLDADIGIPHVFLGACPMGYGWVFPNTDAVIVGIGGLFEANRRGLPGRFREFLESIGFAAFADRKPAGCLLPFGNYTPSPAHEATVLVGDAGGFTSPILGEGIFYAQRTAELAAHAIDRHLTSGAPLAATYTFLLNRRLIPELEAEMRIRDFLHSHLDGRTPVILLRLLIRATRRRVIDAVQGHRSFQGLFRRDEDLHTAVW